Proteins from one Parasteatoda tepidariorum isolate YZ-2023 chromosome 4, CAS_Ptep_4.0, whole genome shotgun sequence genomic window:
- the LOC107450288 gene encoding F-box/LRR-repeat protein 6 gives MVNIIDFPKEIMDKIFAYYIATEKQSNFYLCISKVCEEWNSICKDYIFWRKFDGSLSEDYLYQLCKSGYLSKTEELVYSLSKKKFSAEALTIFQYLPNLKRIDFSKVRHLDESTITYVAIHCKMLREIKFSQEDYSFELQKLGYNIKKRHDMIFQMYKISPEMLNDFLTIRGQNMIVIDLSHSEIASFTKLLVLIADCCHNLEKLFIENIKHAGKSTFPIDVVQKNCRKIKDLRLSFPVTFSQHQIKSLSGFPHLETFSLPNNAEGSFTDKDLNNILFDSQSLKTLDIRGCKSISIYGVLSLPATQLENLYLSGTQLHLTLRLRDILTTRVKSLRTLDVSRTSSDSINQVLSSLVLEDRMVELEYLDVSNTRINEKTVCIILENCNKLTSLNLTSCRSMGRGFNQNYLGRAKIKKLHRDLILLNSIDPFD, from the coding sequence ATGGTAAATATTATAGATTTTCCTAAAGAAATAAtggataaaatttttgcttattatattGCTACTGAAaagcaaagtaatttttatttatgcatctCTAAAGTTTGTGAGGAATGGAATAGCATTTGTAAAGACTACATCTTTTGGCGAAAATTTGATGGTTCGTTGTCAGAAGATTATTTATATCAACTTTGTAAAAGTGGTTATTTGTCGAAAACAGAAGAACTCGTATATAGTTTATCCAAAAAGAAATTCTCTGCAGAAGCATTAACCATTTTTCAATACCTGCCAAACTTAAAGAGAATTGATTTCTCAAAAGTGCGTCATTTGGATGAATCAACTATTACATACGTTGCAATACATTGTAAAATGTtgcgtgaaataaaattttctcaagaAGATTACAGTTTCGAACTTCAGAAATTAGGTTACAACATTAAAAAGCGACATGACATGATAtttcaaatgtataaaatttctcCTGAAATGTTAAATGATTTTCTGACAATCCGGGGTCAGAATATGATAGTTATTGACTTATCACATTCCGAAATTGCATCATTTACCAAACTGTTAGTTTTAATTGCAGATTGTTGCCATAATCTTGAAAAACTctttattgaaaacatcaaaCATGCTGGAAAATCTACATTTCCTATTGATGTTGTTCAGAAAAACTGTAGGAAGATAAAAGATCTACGGTTAAGTTTTCCTGTTACTTTTTCCCAACATCAGATAAAATCCCTTTCAGGTTTTCCTCATCTGGAAACATTTTCTCTTCCAAATAATGCAGAAGGTAGTTTCACAGACAaagatttaaacaatattttatttgattcccaaagtttaaaaactttagatATAAGAGGTTGTAAATCTATCTCTATTTATGGTGTATTATCTCTGCCTGCCACCcagttagaaaatttatatttatctggAACTCAACTTCACTTAACTTTAAGGTTGAGGGATATATTGACTACACGGGTCAAAAGCCTTCGTACTCTTGATGTTTCAAGAACAAGTTCAGACTCCATTAACCAAGTTTTAAGTTCACTTGTTTTAGAAGATAGAATGgttgaattagaatatttagatGTAAGTAACAcaagaataaatgaaaagacAGTGTgtattatattagaaaattgTAATAAGCTTACATCCTTGAACTTGACTTCCTGTCGTAGTATGGGACGgggttttaatcaaaattatcttggtagagctaaaattaaaaagttgcatAGAGATTTGATTTTACTTAACTCAATTGATCCATTTGATtga